DNA sequence from the Caulobacter segnis genome:
AGGACGGCGAGGATCATTTCGCGCCGGCGACCTTGTCGGACAGGGCCTGGGCGACCCGCGTCATCACCGGCTCCCAGTCGCTGAAGTCGGCGGGCGAGAACACACGGGTCTGCGGGTACCAGGGATAGTGATCGGTCCCGAGCTTGGTCCAAACCGCCGGGGCGGTCATCAGCCACATCGGCGCGCCGGCGGCGCCGGCCAGGTTGGCGGTGGCGTTGGAGAAGCCGATGACCAGGTCGACCGCTGCGCAGAGGGCGGTCACGTCGTCGAGGTCTTCCTTCAGGTCGATGCCCGGCGGCTGCCAGATGTCCACGCCGAGCTTGGCCTTGGCGAAGGCGATCTCTTCCTCGCAATCGCCGTACTGCAGGTTCACGAAGGTCACGCCGGGGGTCCGCAGCACCGCGCGCCAGGCTTCGAAGGGCGAGAACTGGCGGCCGCGCTCGGCGTTCAGCTTCAGGCTCTTCCACAGCAGGCCGACCTTGGGCGCGGGCCCCAGCTTTTCCAGTTCGGCCTTCCAGTGGGCGACGCGCGCCGGGTCGGGCTTCAGATAGTTCGTCGTCTTGGGGAAAGTCTCGACCGAGCCGCGCAGGCTGGGCAGGAAGTCGCCGATCGCGGCCCAATAGTCGAATCGGTCCCAGTTCTCGACTTCCGGCGCGGTGCGGAAGATCCGGCCCTCGAACGACACCGTGCGGTGCGGAGTGACCTCGATCCCCGGAAATGAACGCTGGAACAGCGGGATCAGGCGGCGCTGGACCGCCAGGGTCAGCGCGCCGTCAGGGCCCAGCCGCTCCAGGATGTCGGGCAGCATGTTGGCGAACATCACCTCGTCGCCCAGGCCCTGCTCGGCGCTGATCATCAGGGTCTTGCCCCGCAGGTCCTGGCCCGACCAGCGCGCGCCGGGGATGTGGAAGCGCGGCGCCTCGCTCATGTCCGGCGAGAAGCGGGCCTCATAGGCCTCCCAGCCCTCGGCCACGCGGCCCAGGGCCAGCAGGATCGTGGCGCGGGCGAAACGCATCATCGCCAGGTCCTCGGCCGAACCGGGGTGGCGCATGGCCGATTCGCAGTCCTCCAGCGCGCCGTGAACGTCGCCCAGGTCCAGCTTGGCGAAAGCCCGGTTGTGGTAGGCCTTCGCGAATTCGGGCTCCAGGCGCAGGGCCTCGTCGAAGAAGACCAGCGAGCCGGCGCTGTCGGCGACATTACAGAGCACCGTACCGAGGGTGTTCCAGAGCAGGGCCGAGGTCGGATTGGCGCCGATCGCGGCCTTCAGCACCTCGATCGCCTCGCTCTCGCGGTTCAGTTCGCGCAGGGCGCAGGCCAGGTTGTTGGCGCCTTCAACGTCGTCGGGCCGGGCCAGGCGGTAGTGGGCGAAGAACTGGGCCGCGATCTCCGGCATGTTCATGCGGAAGGCCAGGCGCCCCAGATCCCCAGCCACAGGGCCATGATCGGGCAGCAGCTTCAGCGCCGCCTCATACGCGCGCAGGGAAGACGCGAAGTCGCCGGTCTTCTCGCGGGCGATGGCCAGGATGTGCCAGGCCAGGCCCAGGCGCTCGTCCTTCTCCAGCAGCTTCAGGGCCGTCTTGTCGGCCGTGGCGTAGTCGCCCAGCTTCACCGCCTGGATGGCGCGCGCCAGGGGCTTGGCGTATTCGGCCTTCTTGGTTTCCTGCGCCTGCCGGTTCAGGCGCTCCAGGGCCTCGGTCGAGGCCGAATCGCCCACCGCATTGGCGATCAGACCGGGATGCGGAACCGCCGCCGCCCCGATATCGACCTGGGCGAGGGCGCTCGCGGAACTTTCCAGGGCTTTCTTGCGGGACATTTCGGCGGACCTCAGACTCTGGTGTTAACCATGTTTTGAGGGGCTATGCTTAATTGAGTCCTAAGCTGCGGCTCACGGTCGCAAGGGTGGCAAGACAGCGTTAACACGTGCGCGTCTAGCTTGCCCTTCAAGCCGTCGTCATCGACGGTACCGGGCGAAGCGGCGTCAACGAAGGAGCGGCCTTAAAGTGCCTTTGAAGCTGTCGCTGAAGCCCGGCGAGAAATTCGTTCTCAACGGCGCCGTGGTCCAGAATGGAGACCGGCGCGGTGTTCTGGTGCTCCAGAATAAGGCGTCCGTCCTTCGCGAGAAGGACATCATGCAGCCGGATCAGGTCACGACGCCCGCGCGTCGGATCTATTTCCCGGTGATGATGATGTACCTCGATGAGGGCGTGGCGG
Encoded proteins:
- a CDS encoding tetratricopeptide repeat protein, translated to MSRKKALESSASALAQVDIGAAAVPHPGLIANAVGDSASTEALERLNRQAQETKKAEYAKPLARAIQAVKLGDYATADKTALKLLEKDERLGLAWHILAIAREKTGDFASSLRAYEAALKLLPDHGPVAGDLGRLAFRMNMPEIAAQFFAHYRLARPDDVEGANNLACALRELNRESEAIEVLKAAIGANPTSALLWNTLGTVLCNVADSAGSLVFFDEALRLEPEFAKAYHNRAFAKLDLGDVHGALEDCESAMRHPGSAEDLAMMRFARATILLALGRVAEGWEAYEARFSPDMSEAPRFHIPGARWSGQDLRGKTLMISAEQGLGDEVMFANMLPDILERLGPDGALTLAVQRRLIPLFQRSFPGIEVTPHRTVSFEGRIFRTAPEVENWDRFDYWAAIGDFLPSLRGSVETFPKTTNYLKPDPARVAHWKAELEKLGPAPKVGLLWKSLKLNAERGRQFSPFEAWRAVLRTPGVTFVNLQYGDCEEEIAFAKAKLGVDIWQPPGIDLKEDLDDVTALCAAVDLVIGFSNATANLAGAAGAPMWLMTAPAVWTKLGTDHYPWYPQTRVFSPADFSDWEPVMTRVAQALSDKVAGAK